A stretch of the Aspergillus puulaauensis MK2 DNA, chromosome 6, nearly complete sequence genome encodes the following:
- a CDS encoding F-box protein (COG:S;~EggNog:ENOG410PZRM;~InterPro:IPR001810,IPR032675;~PFAM:PF12937;~go_function: GO:0005515 - protein binding [Evidence IEA]), producing MMAISSEKELILRLPEEILQQIIEYAAPIEGARKLARTCRRLRGSVLPLMYRKLSIDTDSHERQLLRLPVEEPTMSLFQLHCRELRVAIDDSKPPANAPFPLLRELVCHLPNVHKMTVHGGYDRHPQEAWALIQLALQNIPRVRSLKLSREGWGLYLRDAFRHTESSSLQSLEIHGVSRPKDARADDYILGEKKRTAAFTSITLSDYEESALATEQLIQWPRALTHFHFDHYYNNNPFYMDLPMFTTWLYPHRETLRSIYIGYLSGDSIGALFNASAFPELETLTLSRWQIGPYNGRGLPELTYAPDTAAQLLAPNLHTFTLDFSLFDEYEEVFTDFMDPEEQWVRAFARDALACNSKLRTIKIHFTPIDHFASGMQEAGYPWDRVDRLRDEFSPYRLVIEYNEPLLTKKEWLEVSKPVERGRYEAELS from the exons ATCATCGAGTATGCCGCCCCCATCGAGGGAGCTCG CAAGCTCGCTAGAACATGCCGCCGACTGCGAGGGAGCGTCCTCCCTCTGATGTATCGCAAGCTCAGCATCGACACAGACAGCCACGAGCGCCAGCTACTGCGACTGCCTGTAGAAGAGCCAACAATGTCGCTATTTCAGCTTCACTGCCGGGAGCTCCGTGTCGCCATCGATGACTCCAAACCGCCAGCGAATGCACCTTTCCCCTTGCTAAGGGAGCTTGTCTGCCATCTCCCCAATGTCCACAAGATGACTGTCCACGGTGGATACGACAGACATCCCCAAGAGGCCTGGGCGTTGATTCAACTGGCGCTGCAGAATATTCCGCGTGTCCGGTCACTCAAACTAAGCCGCGAGGGTTGGGGACTTTACTTGCGCGATGCTTTCCGACATACCGAATCTTCGTCCCTCCAGAGTCTAGAGATACATGGGGTATCCAGGCCAAAAGACGCGCGTGCAGATGATTACATCCTAGGAGAG AAGAAACGAACCGCCGCATTCACATCCATCACCCTGAGTGATTATGAGGAAAGCGCCCTCGCAACAGAACAGCTCATCCAGTGGCCCAGAGCACTCACTCACTTCCACTTCGACCACtactacaacaacaacccattCTACATGGACCTCCCCATGTTCACCACCTGGCTATACCCACACCGCGAAACCCTCCGCTCAATTTATATCGGGTATCTCTCCGGCGACAGCATCGGGGCCCTCTTCAACGCATCCGCCTTCCCAGAACTAGAAACCCTCACGCTCTCCCGGTGGCAGATAGGCCCCTACAACGGCCGCGGACTGCCCGAGTTGACTTACGCCCCTGATACCGCGGCCCAGCTTCTCGCGCCTAACCTGCATACATTCACCCTCGACTTTTCCCTCTTCGACGAGTACGAAGAGGTCTTTACCGACTTTATGGATCCGGAGGAGCAGTGGGTGCGTGCGTTTGCCAGGGACGCTCTAGCATGCAATTCTAAGCTGCGTACGATTAAAATCCACTTTACCCCTATTGATCACTTTGCCAGTGGGATGCAAGAGGCTGGATACCCGTGGGATCGCGTGGATAGGCTACGTGATGAGTTCAGCCCGTATAGACTGGTGATAGAGTATAATGAGCCGCTCCTGACCAAGAAGGAGTGGTTGGAGGTGAGCAAGCCCGTGGAGCGAGGCAGGTATGAAGCTGAATTGAGCTGA
- a CDS encoding uncharacterized protein (COG:G;~EggNog:ENOG410QDY9;~InterPro:IPR020846,IPR011701,IPR036259;~PFAM:PF07690;~TransMembrane:12 (i102-122o134-155i167-186o192-211i223-243o255-274i330-348o368-386i407-425o437-456i468-491o503-523i);~go_function: GO:0022857 - transmembrane transporter activity [Evidence IEA];~go_process: GO:0055085 - transmembrane transport [Evidence IEA]), translating into MHSTDSSLYAVGLSREGDNSDEPAIQLADNPPTNAEMRATVSVYEKEASASTTSFSSSLVTDEQVARHGLEIDPESGYIRWRKDSRDHPRNWSALRKTYDTALVMFLEFYTTVISTTGAAAAELALQDYTASMMTLLVAFSLTYQIGQAVGGLVLPPSSDLFGRRMPYLFSCALFSLSCLLVGVVPHLSAVFIGRFLSGLASAVPSVVVSGTVEDQFNTEHRVWIVLLWNAAATAGLAFGPVYASCIATVASWRWIFYSAAIGTGVCNVLLLGIRESRPSKLLAKKVASLRAECPNADLKYHTADPFPTLKVFIDVVFIRSLLMMVTEPILIIISSISAVSWGLIYLFTESLTGSFTALGLSTTQASYPFLALILGVILDALPHIWEVRKLKEKRRNKIPIKPEDKIAGFTYGTVALAAGLWWFYSTTPPALISANPLLPTAALIPLGFGVNEIAYTLSGYLTDTYTVYAASAFAGLAFVRAIVAGVAPLIGHVLFTPGHGVVPGYVISALGTLFCLIPFVFYRVGERFRERSGFARFSCEMDLLTRVQD; encoded by the exons ATGCACAGCACTGATTCCTCCTTATATGCGGTGGGATTGTCGCGAGAGGGTGATAACTCTGATGAGCCTGCTATCCAACTCGCTGACAATCCGCCTACAAACGCAGAAATGCGTGCAACTGTGTCGGTGTACGAAAAGGAAGCGTCGGCTTCGACGACCTCTTTTTCCAGCAGCCTTGTCACAGATGAACAGGTTGCCAGACACGGTCTCGAGATAGATCCAGAGTCTGGCTATATACGATGGCGAAAGGATAGCAGAGACCACCCGCGCAACTGGTCGGCCTTGAGAAAGACATACGACACTGCGCTCGTCATGTTTCTCGAGTTTTATAC AACCGTCATCAGCACGACAGGA gctgctgcggctgaaCTGGCGCTGCAAGACTACACGGCCAGTATGATGACTCTCCTCGTGGCATTCAGTCTGAC GTATCAAATCGGACAGGCAGTGGGCGGGCTCGTCCTCCCCCCCTCGTCCGACCTATTCGGGCGGCGCATGCCCTACCTTTTCTCCTGTGCCTTGTTCAGTCTGTCATGCCTCCTTGTTGGAGTCGTTCCACATCTCAGCGCCGTCTTCATCGGCAGATTCCTCTCTGGACTGGCCTCTGCAGTCCCCTCTGTGGTTGTAAGCGGAACAGTCGAAGACCAGTTCAACACCGAGCATCGCGTCTGGATCGTCCTGCTCTGGAATGCAGCCGCAACAGCTGGACTGGCTTTCGGGCCGGTGTACGCATCATGTATTGCCACAGTCGCTAGCTG gcgctggatcttctaCAGTGCCGCCATTGGCACGGGAGTCTGCAACGTGCTCCTCCTAGGGATCCGCGAAAGTCGCCCAAGCAAGCTCCTCGCAAAGAAAGTCGCGTCTCTGCGTGCCGAATGTCCAAATGCAGATCTGAAATACCACACTGCAGACCCATTCCCTACGCTGAAAGTGTTTATCGACGTCGTTTTTATCCGGTCACTGCTCATGATGGTTACAGAACCGATTCTTATCATCATTTCCAGCATCAGCGCCGTTTCCTGGGGCCTTATCTACCTCTTCACAGAATCATTAACAGGCTCCTTCACAGCGCTGGGCTTATCAACGACACAAGCATCATATCCCTTCCTAGCCCTAATACTCGGCGTAATCCTCGACGCACTACCCCATATCTGGGAAGTGCGCAAACTGAAAGAAAAACGCCGAAACAAAATCCCTATCAAGCCAGAGGATAAAATCGCCGGATTCACATACGGCACTGTTGCTCTCGCCGCGGGGCTTTGGTGGTTCTATAGCACTACGCCACCGGCCTTGATATCCGCCAACCCGCTTCTCCCGACGGCAGCTCTAATTCCTCTCGGATTCGGCGTTAATGAGATTGCGTATACGCTGAGTGGGTATCTTACAGATACGTACACTGTGTATGCAGCGTCGGCATTCGCGGGTCTGGCGTTTGTGCGTGCGATCGTTGCGGGGGTTGCGCCGCTTATTGGACATGTCTTGTTTACGCCGGGGCATGGTGTTGTACCTGGCTATGTGATTTCTGCGCTGGGGACGCTGTTTTGTCTTATCCCGTTTGTGTTTTATCGTGTTGGGGAAAGGTTTAGAGAGAGGAGTGGGTTTGCGAGGTTTAGTTGTGAGATGGATTTGTTGACTAGGGTGCAGGATTAG
- a CDS encoding uncharacterized protein (COG:E;~EggNog:ENOG410PVNP;~InterPro:IPR015424,IPR001597,IPR023603,IPR015421;~PFAM:PF01212;~go_function: GO:0003824 - catalytic activity [Evidence IEA];~go_function: GO:0016829 - lyase activity [Evidence IEA];~go_process: GO:0006520 - cellular amino acid metabolic process [Evidence IEA]), translating into MPSARSLENTLAANMQNVAWGTTRRAESDFRSDVITTPSMGMLSAIATTSLGDDVFHEDQVTNEFQSRIAAQCGLEAGAFVISGTMANQLAIRTLLTQQPCGVLVDARAHVIHFEGGGLGMSGAAIQTVRPANGRYMVLEDIIARAVVTDDLHKCPTAVISIENTAGGSVVPVAELRRISEWAHSNGIRIHMDGARLWEAVAAGGGSLYDYCTLCDLVSLDFSKNLGAPMGAMVLGSNQLIAQLRRLRKSLGGAMRQSGPLAAAAQFAVDEQFGLGPWGSRNKLQAVHALARQVGEMWVNLGGQLLREVETNQVWVNLQQIGLTTEQWNELGRKHGVKLDGKRIVLHHQICTDAITRLGLVFSEALRVRARI; encoded by the exons ATGCCCTCGGCCAGGTCCCTAGAAAACACACTCGCAGCGAATATGCAGAACGTCGCATGGGGCACGACGCGTCGCGCAGAGTCCGACTTCCGCA GCGATGTCATAACAACCCCGTCAATGGGCATGCTATCCGCCATAGCGACAACCAGTCTCGGAGACGACGTGTTCCACGAAGACCAAGTCACCAACGAATTCCAGTCACGGATAGCAGCACAATGCGGACTCGAGGCCGGCGCATTCGTGATTTCAGGGACGATGGCGAACCAACTCGCCATCCGGACTCTACTAACACAGCAGCCCTGCGGTGTCTTAGTCGACGCGCGCGCACATGTAATTCACTTTGAAGGAGGCGGGCTCGGGATGAGCGGTGCTGCGATTCAGACGGTGCGGCCGGCGAATGGACGGTACATGGTTTTGGAGGATATTATAGCTCGGGCTGTTGTCACGGACGACTTGCATAAATGTCCGACGGCGGTTATCAGTATTGAGAATACGGCTGGTGGCAGTGTCGTTCCAGTCGCAGAGCTGCGGCGGATTAGCGAGTGGGCGCACAGTAATGGGATTCGGATCCATATGGACGGGGCGCGGCTTTGGGAGGCGGTTGCGGCGGGGGGTGGGAGTTTGTATGACTACTGTACACTCTGCGATCTGGTCAGTTTGGATTTTAGCAAGAACTTGGGGGCGCCTATGGGTGCGATGGTGCTTGGTTCGAACCAGCTTATAGCACAGTTGCGCCGGCTACGAAAGAGCCTCGGCGGTGCAATGCGGCAGTCAGGTCcgctggcagcagcagcgcagtTTGCAGTCGATGAACAGTTTGGACTAGGGCCATGGGGGAGTCGAAATAAACTACAGGCTGTGCATGCGCTTGCAAGGCAGGTCGGGGAGATGTGGGTGAACTTGGGGGGACAGTTGCTGCGAGAGGTCGAAACGAATCAAGTATGGGTCAATCTACAGCAGATCGGCCTGACCACCGAGCAGTGGAATGAGCTGGGGAGAAAGCATGGAGTAAAGCTGGATGGGAAGCGGATTgtccttcatcatcagatCTGCACAGATGCCATCACGAGGCTGGGCCTTGTATTTAGCGAAGCCCTGAGGGTGCGGGCGCGTATATGA
- a CDS encoding uncharacterized protein (SECRETED:SignalP(1-17)) has protein sequence MPIPVLLLLSVLPLSTAQCPNPTETLAVEWPDSLYRNLEILVSEIDSSSDITTYEAVSCPGNPGMTLAFGPRTFSLQRAGSNQAGHSLIDECQPLGSGMTCTHLEEGGMENTITTTYGSDEIYTVSIAVVSSGDSNTAPPTLTAPPYVGCPDTWQQCGDEPWCCPTTATICTTAPNSHEACASVANEEFPGPALPYIASTMTAGPVGDGGGSEDGAGLFAAQPTGLLLGGLAGLGFALF, from the exons ATGCCTATTccagtcctcctccttctaTCAGTCTTACCCCTAAGCACAGCGCAATGCCCAAATCCTACAGAGACTCTCGCCGTGGAATGGCCCGACAGTCTATACCGCAACCTCGAGATCCTCGTCTCAGAGATCGATTCCTCCTCCGACATCACCACTTACGAGGCTGTCTCCTGTCCTGGTAATCCAGGAATGACACTCGCATTTGGCCCCAGAACATTCTCTCTGCAGCGCGCGGGGAGTAATCAAGCTGGACATAGTCTCATCGATGAGTGCCAGCCTCTTGGCTCCGGCATGACATGCACGCACCTAGAGGAGGGCGGCATGGAGAACACTATTACTACGACATACGGAAGCGATGAGATATATACGGTGTCGATTGCCGTTGTCAGCTCTGGGGATAGCAACACGGCCCCCCCGACGCTGACTGCGCCGCCGTATGTCGGGTGCCCCGATACATGGCAGCAGTGCGGAGATGAGCCTTG GTGCTGTCCCACGACTGCGACTATCTGCACCACCGCGCCAAATTCGCATGAGGCATGTGCGAGCGTTGCTAATGAGGAGTTCCCTGGCCCGGCTCTACCATATATTGCCTCGACAATGACGGCGGGGCCtgtcggtgatggtggtggctcCGAGGATGGAGCTGGCCTCTTTGCTGCCCAGCCCACGGGCCTCTTGCTCGGTGGGCTTGCTGGGTTGGGCTTTGCATTATTCTGA
- a CDS encoding uncharacterized protein (COG:S;~EggNog:ENOG410PY1Z;~InterPro:IPR021858), giving the protein MDNIHAPNLAAKSLDLQTREIFNTLVSTILFPATYAAFYKRVDQDIIAFVRDDRRAQCPDIEWLVRCYATWYLAKKHNDEAKLAESRYIYTVLLRYLRLSLDDPRRRTADTTFATALLLAVYEVLDGCNPDGWLVHMTGIKELLRLRGPAAHFRGIGRTLFLACRGFFIAEAFVNQEGCILAEPDWVNMSARAFEREERVGRGSTLVSIIDQAYREAVYVPGLVAQARGAIQLDGGVIQESLSKGALCTQIRRIRGALQTLTRQLNRSSNRVASRSGAGLVDSRYTASIARYNLQGVRAIEALLDQVLPTLDAANPTTQAVCGRSVSIYPSVCRRVLAGGGSLDDMFLSMGAMAICMDR; this is encoded by the coding sequence ATGGACAACATCCACGCCCCAAACCTCGCCGCCAAATCGCTTGATCTGCAAACAAGAGAGATCTTCAACACGCTTGTCTCCACAATTCTATTCCCCGCAACCTACGCAGCCTTCTACAAACGAGTCGACCAAgacatcatcgccttcgtccGTGACGACCGCCGCGCACAGTGCCCAGATATAGAATGGCTGGTCCGATGCTATGCAACCTGGTATCTCGCCAAAAAGCATAACGATGAAGCTAAACTAGCCGAGAGTCGGTATATCTACACTGTGCTCCTTCGGTATCTCCGCCTCTCGCTCGATGACCCGCGCAGAAGGACGGCGGATACGACGTTCGCCACTGCGCTGCTCCTCGCTGTATATGAGGTTCTGGATGGGTGTAATCCTGATGGATGGTTGGTTCATATGACGGGTATTAAAGAATTGCTGCGGCTTCGTGGGCCGGCTGCTCATTTTCGGGGTATTGGGAGGACGCTTTTCCTCGCTTGTCGTGGGTTTTTCATTGCTGAGGCCTTTGTTAATCAAGAGGGGTGTATCCTGGCCGAGCCTGACTGGGTGAATATGAGCGCGAGGGCGTttgaaagggaagaaagggttgggagggggagCACCCTGGTTAGCATCATTGACCAGGCATATAGGGAGGCCGTATATGTCCCGGGGCTTGTAGCTCAGGCGCGTGGAGCCATTCAGCTAGATGGAGGAGTTATCCAGGAGTCTCTATCCAAGGGGGCTCTATGTACCCAGATCAGGCGCATCCGAGGAGCTCTTCAGACGCTGACACGTCAGCTTAATCGGAGTTCCAACCGGGTGGCGTCCAGGTCAGGCGCGGGTCTTGTTGACTCGAGGTATACCGCTTCGATTGCGAGGTATAACCTCCAAGGGGTGCGTGCTATTGAGGCATTGCTCGATCAGGTGCTCCCCACGTTGGACGCTGCAAATCCAACGACGCAGGCTGTATGTGGTAGATCAGTGTCGATATATCCGAGTGTTTGCCGTCGAGTGCTGGCTGGGGGTGGAAGCCTGGACGATATGTTTCTCTCCATGGGTGCGATGGCTATTTGCATGGATAGGTAA
- a CDS encoding uncharacterized protein (SECRETED:SignalP(1-30)) gives MKLNIPPALLLSFSVLSALALASPVHKVDAAGLQSRPASNLEVRDVAKLPLIKKTGIEEPCDEFGVPIGGKKDDGKDDGKDDGKHDGKHDGKHDGKHDDKHDDKHDDGKEEDHHGGQDDKEDDDKEEDHHGYQDDKKDDDKDDQHQGVAGGHGGFNAQFEFHGEGKAQGQFGGIGKGQGKEEDKGEEKKDDDKSDKDEGHGKDEGHGKDEGHGKDEGHGKDEGHGKDEGHGKDEGHGKDEGHGQDEGGHGGEHTEVYGKEHDEKHYDEEYDEKHYDETHNETHYDEEHDKEQGGKHDEGHGQGHDGKDDGKDEGKDDGKDDGKDDGKGQGGLGGLGLGGIGKGKDEDC, from the exons ATGAAGCTCAATATCCCCCCAGccctccttctttccttctccgtTTTGTCGGCACTAGCTCTCGCCTCGCCGGTGCACAAGGTTGACGCTGCTGGCCTCCAAT CCCGCCCTGCGTCCAACCTTGAAGTCCGCGACGTCGCCAAGCTCCCCCTTATCAAGAAGACCGGCATTGAGGAGCCCTGTGATGAGTTTGGTGTTCCCATCGGTGGCAAGAAAGACGAtggcaaggatgatggcaaGGACGATGGCAAGCACGATGGCAAGCACGATGGCAAGCACGATGGCAAGCACGATGACAAGCACGATGACAAGCACGACGAtggcaaggaggaagatcaCCATGGTGGCCAGGATGATAAGGAAGATGACGACAAGGAGGAAGATCACCATGGTTACCAGGACGATAAGAAAGATGACGACAAGGATGACCAGCACCAGGGTGTAGCTGGTGGTCACGGCGGGTTCAATGCCCAGTTTGAGTTCCATGGCGAGGGGAAGGCCCAAGGGCAATTTGGTGGTATTGGCAAGGGTCAGGGTaaggaggaagacaagggggaggagaagaaggatgatgatAAGAGTGACAAGGACGAGGGACATGGCAAGGACGAGGGACATGGTAAGGACGAGGGACATGGTAAGGACGAGGGACATGGTAAGGACGAGGGACATGGTAAGGACGAGGGACATGGTAAGGACGAGGGACATGGTAAGGACGAGGGTCATGGTCAGGATGAGGGAGGCCATGGAGGTGAGCATACCGAGGTGTATGGCAAGGAGCATGATGAGAAGCACTACGATGAGGAGTATGATGAGAAACACTATGATGAGACTCATAACGAGACGCATTACGATGAAGAGCATGACAAGGAGCAGGGGGGAAAGCACGATGAGGGCCATGGACAGGGACATGACGGGAAGGACGACGGCAAGGATGAGGGAAAGGATGATGGCAAGGACGATGGTAAAGACGATGGCAAGGGACAGGGAGGCCTTGGGGGGCTCGGTCTCGGGGGAATTGGCAAGGGAAAAGATGAGGACTGCTGA
- a CDS encoding PEX11 domain protein (COG:S;~EggNog:ENOG410PSNE;~InterPro:IPR008733;~PFAM:PF05648;~TransMembrane:3 (o90-108i129-149o200-220i);~go_component: GO:0005779 - integral component of peroxisomal membrane [Evidence IEA];~go_process: GO:0016559 - peroxisome fission [Evidence IEA]): MPSPLKQLVTFTSQTAGLEKTLRLIQAVSQIVGVTSDDKTLSTQCLAARDRLALGRRYFRLLDFYGCFERVHVLSTTPSSAGALLATMELAQFTFLGLYLFLENFTILHDMNVARVNWYRPLMTEANKFWFYALVLSILRMTWLIFFPVEPAPTANGKGKAKTEKTASQPKWPLVKKIIIDGCDLTLPGSFIGWVPASGLQVGAAMVVSTVLVGHNVWLAQQQRLR, from the exons ATGCCATCCCCACTGAAGCAACTGGTTACATTCACCAGCCAGACAGCGGGACTGGAAAAAACCCTCCGCCTTATCCAGGCAGTCTCGCAAATCGTCGGCGTAACCAGCGACGACAAAACCCTCTCGACGCAATGTCTCGCGGCACGGGACCGATTAGCCCTAG GCCGTCGCTACTTCCGTCTCCTGGACTTCTACGGCTGCTTTGAACGCGTCCATGTCCTGTCTACAACCCCTTCCTCGGCAGGGGCTTTACTGGCCACCATGGAGCTTGCGCAGTTTACCTTCTTGGGACTGTATCTGTTTCTTGAGAACTTTACAATT CTCCACGACATGAACGTCGCCCGGGTGAACTGGTACCGCCCGCTCATGACCGAGGCAAACAAGTTCTGGTTCTACGCTCTGGTATTGTCTATTCTTCGTATGACGTGGTTGATTTTCTTCCCTGTGGAGCCTGCTCCCACGGCAAATGGTAAGGGTAAGGCAAAGACAGAGAAGACTGCAAGCCAGCCAAAGTGGCccctggtgaagaagattATCATTGATGGCTGTGACTTAACCCTGCCTGGGTCTTTTATCGGGTGGGTTCCGGCTTCGGGATTGCAAGTTGGTGCTGCGATGGTTGTGAGTACGGTTCTGGTTGGGCATAATGTTTGGttggcgcagcagcagagactCCGTTAG
- a CDS encoding uncharacterized protein (SECRETED:SignalP(1-23)) yields the protein MRLGKACLLIVGDLLSFFVDKGSFTLEYRDNGYRMLCPSVASGNRAFQGDHSVNPDVDLARGY from the coding sequence ATGCGCCTCGGCAAGGCCTGTCTCCTGATTGTCGGCGATTTATTGagtttcttcgtcgacaaGGGCTCCTTTACCCTGGAATACCGCGATAATGGTTACCGAATGCTTTGTCCAAGCGTCGCCTCCGGGAACCGTGCATTCCAAGGTGATCACAGTGTCAACCCCGACGTCGACCTGGCCAGAGGGTACTGA
- a CDS encoding uncharacterized protein (InterPro:IPR027417,IPR041679) encodes MGPELWAVQQTAAFLDVLIMSPFKAQVARCSKLLGDLYPNASGNGSPVPRIQTVDASQGSEADAVIVTFARNAGCVGALRSPKRVNVMTSRHRHFQYFVSIWTSASSTTVQKDSPAMTNVILDYTKEVPGLLVRASNPT; translated from the coding sequence ATGGGGCCGGAGCTGTGGGCTGTGCAGCAAACGGCCGCCTTTCTCGACGTGCTTATAATGTCGCCGTTCAAAGCGCAGGTGGCGAGATGCTCGAAATTACTGGGCGACTTGTACCCCAATGCTAGCGGTAACGGTAGCCCCGTCCCGCGCATCCAGACTGTGGACGCCTCCCAGGGCTCAGAGGCAGACGCTGTCATTGTTACCTTTGCGCGGAACGCCGGGTGTGTTGGGGCTCTGCGATCGCCGAAGCGAGTCAATGTGATGACCTCCCGGCACAGGCACTTCCAGTATTTCGTGAGCATCTGGACCTCggcatcctcgacaaccgTCCAAAAAGACTCTCCGGCCATGACGAATGTTATTCTTGATTATACCAAGGAGGTACCTGGGCTTTTAGTCCGGGCGTCAAACCCGACATAA
- a CDS encoding uncharacterized protein (COG:S;~EggNog:ENOG410PXXT;~InterPro:IPR003615;~PFAM:PF13391) has protein sequence MTSQEEDLAMAVPINTGPSETQQPTPATPATPGTSREASPERKRRNRSTLMAQKCKIRDNDACVVAKTVEGTQAAHIYPLLGKTPRSREHRFFWKRLSMFWSAERIERWERAISGDQGTETLGNLICLGPMANYLWGQCRFAVKPIELSTDRKSLKVQFFWMPDGKYIKRSLQARPVVPANTYRSAWGTLLAHDETERFIRSGDVVTFSTQDPDKYPLPSFDLLDMQWALHRATALSGVADATDEDLDPDGGLG, from the exons ATGACATCGCAGGAGGAAGATCTGGCCATGGCCGTGCCAATAAACACCGGCCCTTCAGAAACGCAGCAGCCCACCCCAGCAACTCCCGCCACACCCGGGACGTCAAGGGAAGCGAGCCCTGAAAGAAAACGCCGTAATCGCTCCACTCTGATGGCCCAGAAG TGTAAGATCAGGGACAATGACGCGTGTGTTGTCGCCAAGACGGTGGAAGGGACACAGGCTGCCCATATATACCCTTTACTTGGTAAAACACCCCGATCTAGAGAACACAGGTTCTTCTGGAAGCGCCTTTCGATGTTCTGGTCCGCCGAGAGAATTGAGAGGTGGGAAAGAGCCATTTCTGGCGATCAGGGTACCGAGACCCTGGGAAACTTGATATGTCTGGGGCCAATGGCCAACTATCTCTGGGGCCAATGCCGATTCGCGGTAAAGCCTATTGAGCTTTCTACTGACCGGAAATCTCTCAAAGTCCAGTTTTTCTGGATGCCGGACGGAAAGTATATCAAACGCAGCCTCCAAGCGCGGCCAGTCGTGCCCGCGAACACATATAGGTCGGCCTGGGGTACGCTACTAGCTCATGACGAGACAGAGCGGTTCATCCGATCGGGGGACGTGGTCACTTTCAGCACCCAGGATCCAGACAAGTATCCGCTGCCTTCCTTTGACCTCCTTGACATGCAGTGGGCCCTGCACCGGGCTACTGCACTTAGCGGGGTGGCCGATGCTACCGACGAGGACCTAGACCCGGATGGTGGCCTGGGATGA
- a CDS encoding uncharacterized protein (TransMembrane:1 (o118-143i)), whose product MATEYSDGGVPCVEVPLYEWETSTDSGWSVTLAWCFTNFGSELASAFYYNAMTTYSTTVSNDYRETTSTSEPEARTTPPEVSRTDSPTTEETGTDRTDIALGGAGKGDGNDGGSGTNIGAIAGGVVGGVVGLALIVLGVWYAGTQYKAKGKEMRELGIGYVDGR is encoded by the exons ATGGCAACTGAATACAGCGATGGTGGCGTTCCCTGCGTTGAGGTACCCCTTTATGAATGGGAGACATCAACGGACAGTGGCTGGAGCGTGACGCTGGCGTGGTGCTTCACGAATTTCGGTAGCGAACTGGCCTCGGCTTTTTACTATAACGCCATGACTACATACTCGACTACAG TCAGTAACGACTACAGAGAGACAACGTCCACCTCGGAGCCTGAAGCGAGGACGACGCCGCCAGAAGTATCACGAACCGACTCGCCAACTACTGAGGAGACCGGCACGGACAGGACAGATATAGCCCTGGGTGGGGCAGGTAAAGGAGATGGCAATGATGGGGGATCTGGGACGAATATCGGGGCTATTGCGGGAGGCGTAGTTGGCGGTGTCGTAGGGCTTGCGCTCATCGTACTGGGTGTATGGTATGCTGGGACGCAGTATAAGGCCAAGGGTAAAGAGATGAGGGAGCTTGGAATAGGATATGTGGACGGACGTTGA